In Chitinophaga sp. HK235, a single window of DNA contains:
- a CDS encoding DUF1624 domain-containing protein produces the protein MNTTTPNRISSIDVLRGLVMVIMALDHARDYFHITAMTADPMDPATTTVAAYFTRWITHFCAPTFVLLSGISAFLAARKKTKSAASIFLIKRGLWLVVAELTIVNFALTYNPFFNFIFLQVIWAIGWSMIILGLLSLWSRKVVLIVGLLLFLGHNVVDYMNFPKEGVASVLWQVLLTSRPMILPLDATHVVGVFYAVLPWTGIMLMGYSIGEWFTSDFPAAQRKQRLLLTGWGLVVLFILLRFINQYGNPMPWVHQPDFLRNVLAFLNTSKYPPSLQYAGMTLGPAILALAVFEQVKNKWSDVLSVYGRVPFFYYLLHFYLLHALLVVVFFLTGHQTTEIMDLRVPFQFRPMNFGYSLPVVYLIWIAVVAVLYRPCRWYNQYRATHQQWWLKYL, from the coding sequence ATGAACACAACCACTCCTAACAGAATCTCTTCTATTGACGTGCTGCGTGGACTCGTGATGGTGATCATGGCGTTGGACCATGCCCGTGATTATTTCCACATTACTGCTATGACGGCAGATCCGATGGACCCGGCCACTACCACCGTTGCCGCGTATTTCACCCGCTGGATCACCCATTTCTGTGCACCCACTTTTGTGCTGCTGTCCGGCATCTCCGCTTTTCTCGCAGCCCGGAAGAAAACAAAGTCTGCTGCCAGTATTTTCCTGATTAAACGAGGACTATGGCTGGTGGTGGCCGAACTCACCATAGTGAACTTCGCGCTGACCTATAACCCCTTCTTTAACTTTATCTTCCTGCAGGTGATATGGGCTATCGGCTGGAGCATGATAATATTGGGACTGCTCAGCCTCTGGTCCCGGAAAGTTGTGCTGATAGTGGGACTGCTGCTGTTTTTGGGCCATAACGTGGTCGACTATATGAACTTTCCTAAAGAAGGAGTGGCATCGGTGCTGTGGCAGGTGCTGCTCACCTCCAGGCCTATGATTCTGCCACTGGATGCTACTCATGTTGTGGGTGTGTTTTATGCTGTGCTGCCATGGACAGGCATCATGCTGATGGGGTATTCTATAGGCGAATGGTTTACCAGCGATTTTCCGGCGGCACAAAGAAAACAACGGCTGCTGCTGACAGGCTGGGGACTGGTGGTTCTATTTATATTGCTCCGTTTTATCAACCAGTATGGTAATCCGATGCCATGGGTTCATCAGCCTGACTTTCTGCGTAATGTGCTGGCATTCCTGAACACCAGCAAATATCCGCCTTCCCTGCAGTATGCCGGTATGACACTGGGCCCTGCAATACTGGCCCTGGCTGTTTTTGAGCAGGTCAAAAACAAATGGTCGGATGTGTTGTCAGTATATGGCCGGGTACCTTTTTTCTATTACCTCTTACATTTTTATCTGCTGCATGCCTTGCTGGTAGTGGTCTTTTTCCTTACCGGACATCAGACTACTGAAATCATGGATCTGCGGGTACCATTTCAATTCCGGCCTATGAATTTCGGATATTCGTTGCCGGTAGTATACCTGATCTGGATAGCTGTGGTAGCAGTGTTGTACCGGCCATGCCGCTGGTACAATCAATACCGGGCAACGCATCAGCAGTGGTGGCTGAAGTATTTGTAA
- a CDS encoding S41 family peptidase, producing the protein MKKSQLLMLACLWGVHASAQQVNASLFRYPDVSQTQIAFSYANDIWLVPKEGGTAIRITSPSGVEVFPRFSPDGRKLAFTGNYDGNSDVYVMPVSGGVPLRLTQHGYTDRVIDWTPDGKQVLFASTRESTKERFNQFYTIPETGGPASKLPLAYAEFGSYSPDGKSMALTTRTQSFRNWKRYRGGMKADIHIFRFDTRQSENISAKSEAGDEFPMWYKNHIYLLSDRGQEKRMNLWRYNVDTKNFEQVTHYTDYDVHTPAMGPADIVYEAGGKLYTLSLETQQSREVKINITTDVSTLKPRTIVADKDILYADISPDGKRALIGARGDVFSLPAENGFVKDLTRTSGVAERDAAWSPNGKYIAWWSDKSGEYELWLAEAGKEDAAKQVTHLGAGFRYHVYWSPDNKKIACIDQTMKINIIEVATGKVTNVDKALRYEDGACHNWKCSWSSDSRWLAYSRDHYNGHNTAFVYNVATNQRHQVTSDYYDTSDPVFDPEGKYLFVFTNRTFTPIYSDVENSFIYANTTKVAAISLRKDVPPVMSTRNDVVEAGKDTEVASPKKDEKKKEAEPAKAPGNEVKIDLDNIETRLYLLPVPAGNYSRLNAVKGKVLYINAPNTGSGDKEATLKYFDLGKREEKEIIKNPGAYQLSANGEKILIAGDRYAIIDVEENQKANKTLRINEMIMQLDPVQEWKQLFTDAWRIERDFFYDPGMHGVNWNEVKEKYGRILEGARTREEVNFVLGEMIAELNASHTYNSGGDLENARQVNVGYLGVDWEADGNFYKIKRIIRGADWDAEARSPLDEPGVNIPEGSYILAVNGVPLTTTAEPFSAFQGLADKAVEITYNARPSLEGAKTAVVKTLRSDYRLRHLAWIESNRKHIADATDNQVGYIYVPSTGLDGQDELVRQFSAQWNKAALIIDERFNNGGQIPDRFIELLNRKPWAFWATRDGAPVSAPMVGNFGPKVMLINGWSGSGGDAFPDYFRKAGLGPLIGSRTWGGLIGISGAPSLVDGGEVTAPNFRMYNPDGTWFREGHGVDPDIAVDENLADMAKGIDPQIERAIIEIKSLLKTKSYKNPEPPAYEKR; encoded by the coding sequence ATGAAGAAAAGTCAATTGCTGATGTTGGCCTGCTTATGGGGTGTACATGCCAGCGCACAACAAGTTAATGCCAGCTTATTCCGGTATCCGGACGTATCCCAGACACAGATTGCTTTCAGTTATGCCAACGATATCTGGCTCGTACCTAAAGAAGGAGGCACTGCGATCAGAATTACCTCACCTTCCGGCGTGGAAGTATTCCCGCGTTTCTCTCCCGATGGTCGTAAACTGGCTTTCACCGGCAATTACGACGGTAACAGTGATGTATATGTAATGCCGGTAAGCGGCGGTGTGCCGTTAAGGCTCACCCAGCACGGGTATACAGACCGTGTTATAGATTGGACTCCTGATGGTAAACAGGTATTGTTTGCTTCTACAAGAGAAAGTACCAAAGAACGTTTCAATCAGTTTTATACCATTCCGGAAACCGGCGGCCCCGCAAGTAAATTGCCACTGGCGTATGCCGAATTCGGCAGCTATTCTCCCGATGGAAAAAGCATGGCACTCACCACACGTACGCAGAGTTTCCGTAACTGGAAACGTTACCGCGGTGGGATGAAAGCCGATATTCATATTTTCCGTTTTGATACCCGGCAGTCAGAAAACATTTCAGCTAAAAGTGAAGCTGGGGACGAGTTCCCGATGTGGTATAAAAACCATATATACCTGTTGTCCGACCGTGGTCAGGAAAAAAGGATGAACCTCTGGCGGTATAATGTAGATACCAAAAATTTTGAACAGGTAACTCACTATACCGACTATGATGTACATACCCCGGCTATGGGACCTGCAGATATTGTATACGAAGCAGGTGGCAAACTGTATACACTCTCCCTCGAAACCCAACAATCCAGGGAAGTGAAAATAAATATCACTACAGATGTGTCTACCCTGAAACCACGTACCATTGTGGCAGACAAGGATATCCTGTATGCAGATATCAGCCCTGATGGTAAACGTGCATTGATCGGTGCAAGGGGAGATGTATTTTCCCTGCCCGCTGAAAACGGCTTCGTAAAAGACCTGACCCGTACCAGCGGTGTGGCTGAACGTGATGCGGCCTGGTCACCCAACGGCAAATACATTGCCTGGTGGAGTGATAAGTCCGGTGAATATGAGTTGTGGCTGGCGGAAGCCGGCAAGGAGGACGCCGCCAAACAGGTAACTCACCTGGGCGCTGGTTTCCGTTACCATGTGTACTGGTCTCCCGACAATAAAAAAATCGCCTGCATCGACCAGACGATGAAAATAAATATCATAGAAGTAGCTACCGGCAAAGTGACCAATGTAGACAAGGCGCTGCGTTATGAAGACGGAGCTTGCCACAACTGGAAATGCAGCTGGTCTTCCGATAGCCGCTGGCTGGCATATAGCCGCGATCATTACAACGGACATAATACTGCTTTCGTTTACAACGTAGCCACCAACCAACGCCATCAGGTGACTAGTGATTACTACGACACATCAGATCCGGTGTTCGATCCGGAAGGTAAATACCTCTTCGTCTTTACCAACAGAACATTTACACCCATCTACAGCGATGTGGAAAATTCCTTCATCTATGCCAATACGACTAAAGTGGCCGCCATCAGCCTGCGGAAAGACGTTCCACCGGTGATGTCTACACGTAATGATGTAGTGGAAGCAGGTAAAGACACAGAAGTGGCATCACCCAAAAAGGACGAAAAGAAGAAAGAAGCTGAACCCGCTAAAGCCCCTGGCAATGAAGTAAAAATCGATCTGGATAATATAGAAACCAGGCTGTATCTGTTGCCCGTTCCGGCAGGTAACTATTCCCGCCTCAATGCTGTAAAAGGTAAAGTGCTGTACATCAACGCACCTAATACCGGCTCCGGTGATAAAGAGGCAACCCTGAAATATTTCGATCTCGGAAAAAGAGAAGAAAAAGAAATCATCAAAAATCCGGGAGCATACCAGCTGTCAGCCAATGGTGAAAAAATTCTCATAGCCGGTGATCGTTATGCTATCATCGATGTAGAAGAAAACCAAAAGGCAAACAAAACCCTTCGTATCAATGAAATGATCATGCAGCTGGACCCCGTACAGGAATGGAAACAGCTGTTCACTGACGCCTGGCGCATAGAACGCGATTTCTTCTATGATCCGGGTATGCATGGTGTCAACTGGAACGAAGTAAAGGAAAAATACGGTCGTATCCTCGAAGGTGCCCGCACCCGCGAAGAAGTGAATTTTGTGCTGGGTGAGATGATCGCTGAACTGAATGCTTCTCATACCTACAACAGCGGTGGTGATCTGGAAAACGCCCGCCAGGTGAACGTTGGATACCTGGGTGTGGATTGGGAGGCTGACGGCAATTTCTACAAGATCAAACGTATCATCCGCGGTGCGGACTGGGACGCTGAAGCCCGCTCCCCACTCGATGAACCAGGTGTAAACATACCCGAAGGCAGTTATATCCTGGCCGTAAACGGAGTGCCGCTGACAACCACCGCAGAGCCGTTTAGTGCTTTCCAGGGGCTCGCAGATAAAGCAGTGGAAATCACCTATAACGCCCGTCCTTCTCTGGAAGGTGCTAAAACAGCCGTGGTAAAAACACTCAGAAGTGATTACCGCCTGCGCCACCTGGCATGGATTGAAAGCAACCGCAAACACATTGCAGATGCCACCGACAATCAGGTAGGATATATCTATGTACCCAGCACCGGCCTCGATGGCCAGGATGAACTGGTACGTCAGTTCAGTGCCCAGTGGAACAAAGCAGCCCTGATCATCGATGAACGTTTTAACAACGGTGGCCAGATCCCGGATCGTTTCATTGAACTGCTCAACCGCAAACCATGGGCTTTCTGGGCTACCCGCGATGGAGCACCCGTATCAGCACCGATGGTGGGCAACTTTGGCCCTAAAGTAATGCTGATCAACGGCTGGAGCGGTTCCGGTGGTGATGCCTTCCCCGACTACTTCCGCAAGGCAGGCCTCGGCCCCCTGATCGGTAGCCGTACCTGGGGTGGCCTGATCGGTATCTCCGGAGCACCTTCCCTGGTGGATGGTGGAGAAGTGACCGCACCTAACTTCCGCATGTACAACCCCGATGGGACCTGGTTTCGTGAAGGCCATGGCGTAGACCCGGATATCGCAGTAGATGAAAACCTGGCCGATATGGCCAAAGGCATCGATCCTCAGATAGAACGTGCCATCATCGAAATAAAATCACTACTTAAAACCAAAAGCTACAAAAACCCGGAACCACCGGCATATGAAAAACGCTGA
- a CDS encoding AAA domain-containing protein: protein MSTTVYFKELLDLMKMEREEDRQSYLKMTESSTVAERRANGLTWYPIAIRGSEMSRGDYLTVEVERTTHQDIAHQLRFGVSAMFFSNHDPQKDRVEGTVTYQGGNRLKLMLRTDELPEWADNGKLGIDLLFDDNSYDEMQQALKQASALAEKASEGHLVQILTGQKKPSFDTTRQPLVIPRLNTIQQEAVNKILSANELAIVHGPPGTGKTTTLVQAIKALVKQDQQKILVVAPSNAAVDLLSEKLADEGLNVLRVGNPARVSERLMSLTLDSKMAEHATMKEVKRLKKQAGEYKNMAHKYKRNFGKAEREQRKALFDEAHKIMKEVDKTEQYITDDLIAKAQVITATLVGANHYTVRNVRYHTVVIDEAGQALEPACWIPLIKANKVVFAGDHCQLPPTIKSNEAARKGLSNTLLEKCVALHPETVVLLEEQYRMNEMIMGYSSAVFYQDKLKAHHTVADHRLFPQDVPLSFVDTAGCGFDEKQEGTSTTNPEEASFLFKHLSQLVAAWQAQSSSSAFPEIAIISPYKQQVYLLQEQLQHAPELLPHTANISVNTIDSFQGQERDVVYISMTRSNADNNIGFLADIRRMNVAMTRAKKKLVVVGDSGTLSQLPFYADFIAYAEARNAYQSAWEFMDL from the coding sequence ATGTCCACCACAGTCTATTTCAAAGAGTTGCTCGATCTGATGAAGATGGAGCGGGAGGAAGACAGGCAGTCATATCTGAAGATGACAGAATCAAGCACTGTGGCAGAACGCAGGGCTAATGGTCTTACCTGGTACCCCATAGCGATCAGAGGCTCGGAAATGAGCCGCGGCGACTATCTCACCGTGGAAGTGGAACGCACTACCCATCAGGATATCGCGCACCAGCTTCGTTTTGGGGTGTCAGCGATGTTTTTCTCCAACCACGATCCTCAGAAAGACAGGGTGGAAGGGACCGTCACCTACCAGGGTGGCAACCGGCTGAAGCTTATGCTCCGCACAGATGAACTGCCGGAATGGGCCGATAACGGTAAACTGGGAATAGACCTGTTGTTCGATGATAACAGTTATGATGAAATGCAACAGGCCCTGAAACAGGCGTCAGCCCTGGCAGAGAAAGCCTCTGAAGGTCACCTGGTGCAGATCCTTACCGGTCAGAAAAAACCTTCTTTCGATACAACCCGCCAGCCGCTGGTGATTCCACGGCTCAATACTATACAGCAGGAAGCGGTCAACAAAATCCTGTCGGCTAATGAACTGGCCATTGTACACGGTCCTCCGGGCACCGGTAAAACCACCACACTGGTACAGGCCATTAAAGCCCTCGTAAAACAGGACCAGCAAAAGATCCTGGTAGTGGCCCCCAGCAACGCTGCGGTAGACCTCCTCAGCGAAAAACTGGCTGATGAAGGCCTGAATGTATTGCGCGTCGGCAACCCTGCCCGCGTCTCCGAAAGGCTCATGTCGCTTACGCTCGATAGCAAAATGGCAGAACATGCCACCATGAAGGAAGTTAAACGCCTGAAAAAACAAGCCGGCGAATACAAAAACATGGCGCATAAATACAAGCGCAACTTTGGCAAGGCCGAAAGAGAACAACGCAAAGCCCTCTTTGATGAAGCACATAAGATCATGAAAGAGGTCGATAAAACCGAACAATACATCACCGACGACCTGATCGCTAAAGCACAGGTAATAACGGCCACCCTCGTAGGTGCCAACCATTATACCGTGCGCAATGTCCGCTACCATACCGTTGTGATAGATGAAGCCGGCCAGGCACTGGAACCTGCCTGCTGGATACCCTTGATTAAAGCAAATAAGGTTGTTTTCGCAGGAGACCATTGCCAGCTGCCGCCTACCATCAAGTCAAACGAAGCTGCCCGCAAAGGACTCAGCAACACCCTGCTGGAGAAATGTGTAGCACTCCATCCAGAAACAGTAGTGCTGCTGGAAGAACAGTATCGCATGAACGAAATGATCATGGGGTATTCTTCTGCTGTATTTTATCAGGACAAACTCAAAGCACATCATACCGTGGCTGATCACCGGCTTTTCCCGCAGGATGTGCCGCTTTCCTTTGTGGATACTGCCGGTTGCGGTTTCGATGAAAAACAGGAAGGTACCAGCACCACCAATCCGGAAGAAGCTTCGTTCCTGTTTAAACACCTGTCGCAGTTAGTTGCAGCCTGGCAGGCGCAATCCTCCTCATCTGCATTCCCGGAAATCGCCATCATCTCTCCCTATAAACAACAGGTATACCTGCTGCAGGAACAGCTGCAACATGCACCCGAACTGCTCCCGCATACAGCTAACATATCCGTGAACACAATAGACAGTTTTCAGGGCCAGGAGCGTGATGTCGTTTATATCAGTATGACCCGCAGCAACGCAGACAACAACATCGGTTTTCTGGCGGATATCCGGCGTATGAACGTCGCCATGACCAGGGCAAAGAAAAAACTGGTAGTGGTAGGGGATAGCGGTACTCTGTCGCAACTGCCTTTTTATGCAGATTTTATCGCCTACGCAGAAGCCAGGAATGCCTACCAGAGCGCCTGGGAATTTATGGACCTCTAA
- a CDS encoding SDR family NAD(P)-dependent oxidoreductase: protein MENEFTREEWDTCIRVLQVLSRDPDQSPDNMVLKGLVTKLYKRAKKENKAAAAVEAINKIAPEKLTLQRLQAISRNQDILKQYDKKLVLSQTAMFSKYQLPDTGTYIHPPETLTLASTQRCYTCSCHYKQVHFFYHMLCPDCAELNFNKRMQRADLRGRVAVITGGRIKIGYLTALRMLRDGARVWVTTRFAKDCALRFSEEKDFAEWSHRLKIVALDLRNLGQVNQFIQQLYAEETHLDILIHNAAQTIKRPAAFYQHLFAVEEGPATALPEAVRSCIVAGAPFRYLGDTWEQQLLPAEIHQCFPAGQYDKDRQQVDLRSSNSWTMRLDEVPPVEMLETQLVNVTAPFMLNSKLKALLKQSPFSRKFIINVSAMEGQFNRASKTPFHAHTNMAKAALNMMTRTAAQDYALDSIFMNSVDTGWITQENPHPKKERLYAEEGFVPPLDETDGMARIYDPIVSGLASEDIPLFGHFLKDYQPYAW from the coding sequence ATGGAGAACGAATTTACGAGAGAGGAATGGGATACCTGTATCAGGGTATTACAGGTATTATCGAGAGACCCGGACCAATCGCCGGACAACATGGTATTAAAAGGTCTGGTAACCAAATTATACAAGCGTGCAAAAAAAGAAAACAAAGCTGCGGCAGCAGTGGAGGCCATCAATAAAATAGCGCCGGAGAAGCTTACCCTTCAGCGGTTACAGGCGATTTCCCGCAACCAGGACATCCTGAAGCAATATGATAAAAAGCTGGTACTTTCCCAGACAGCCATGTTCAGTAAGTATCAGTTGCCCGATACCGGCACCTATATCCACCCGCCTGAAACGCTGACACTGGCTTCCACTCAGCGATGTTATACGTGCAGCTGCCATTACAAGCAGGTACATTTTTTTTACCATATGCTTTGCCCTGACTGTGCAGAGCTAAATTTCAACAAACGTATGCAGCGTGCCGATCTGCGTGGGCGCGTGGCCGTTATCACCGGCGGCAGGATCAAAATCGGCTATCTTACCGCCCTGCGGATGTTGCGGGACGGGGCCCGCGTGTGGGTTACCACCCGCTTTGCCAAAGACTGCGCCCTTCGTTTCAGTGAAGAAAAGGATTTTGCCGAGTGGAGCCATCGCCTGAAGATCGTGGCGCTTGACCTACGCAACCTGGGACAGGTGAACCAGTTCATCCAGCAGCTCTATGCAGAAGAAACCCACCTGGACATCCTGATACATAATGCCGCCCAGACCATCAAACGGCCTGCAGCTTTTTATCAGCATCTGTTTGCCGTGGAAGAAGGCCCGGCCACCGCACTGCCCGAAGCCGTGCGCTCCTGTATTGTGGCGGGAGCCCCTTTCCGCTACCTGGGCGACACCTGGGAACAACAGCTGTTGCCCGCCGAGATCCACCAGTGTTTCCCAGCTGGTCAGTACGACAAAGACAGGCAGCAGGTAGACCTCCGCAGCAGCAACAGCTGGACCATGCGGCTGGACGAAGTGCCACCTGTAGAGATGCTGGAGACACAGCTGGTGAATGTCACCGCTCCTTTTATGCTCAACAGCAAACTGAAAGCACTGCTCAAACAATCCCCCTTCTCCCGGAAATTCATTATCAATGTATCCGCCATGGAAGGGCAGTTTAACCGGGCTTCCAAAACACCGTTCCATGCGCATACCAATATGGCCAAAGCAGCCCTCAACATGATGACCCGCACCGCCGCGCAGGACTATGCACTGGACAGCATCTTCATGAACAGCGTGGATACCGGATGGATCACACAGGAAAATCCGCATCCCAAAAAGGAACGGCTATACGCAGAAGAAGGATTTGTACCACCGCTGGACGAAACCGACGGCATGGCCCGTATCTACGATCCTATCGTATCCGGTCTTGCCAGTGAAGACATCCCTTTATTCGGGCATTTCCTGAAAGACTACCAGCCTTATGCCTGGTAA
- a CDS encoding DUF1963 domain-containing protein has protein sequence MTTEKYKELIHKFDLAGVEEYILSNTRPLITLTLAQQENYQHTGNTRVAGDPDLPAHIAWPLTANGTPMTFIAQLDLSVISRQDVQQLLPDTGVLYFFMGDVDKAYHIEHKVIYVEDKTGLKRTPAPAATVLEKEEQFTSYQLQAAPSLMPPNYAYADYDELSEEESDGLDDLCMHLTEGIGMIGGYPDGQHDDHHIEAAMYLVAKQKYDYLPSNARKTLLQHFNGNQQQVDDTLSDMTMLLQLDSDRHVGFTWWDAGCIHFFIQKKDLLSKQFDNTYLSLYSS, from the coding sequence TTGACAACAGAAAAGTACAAGGAGTTAATCCATAAGTTTGACCTGGCCGGCGTAGAAGAATATATCCTCTCCAATACCCGGCCGCTTATTACACTGACCCTGGCGCAACAGGAGAACTATCAGCATACCGGTAACACAAGAGTGGCGGGAGATCCCGATCTACCCGCCCATATTGCCTGGCCACTCACCGCCAACGGAACACCGATGACCTTTATCGCGCAGCTTGACCTCTCTGTCATTAGCCGGCAGGATGTTCAACAACTGTTGCCCGATACCGGTGTACTGTATTTTTTTATGGGAGATGTTGACAAGGCTTATCATATCGAGCATAAAGTGATTTATGTGGAGGATAAAACAGGTTTAAAAAGAACACCGGCTCCCGCTGCCACTGTGCTGGAGAAAGAGGAGCAGTTTACCAGCTATCAGCTGCAGGCTGCGCCTTCTCTCATGCCGCCCAATTATGCCTACGCAGATTATGATGAGCTCTCTGAAGAGGAATCAGATGGACTGGATGATCTCTGTATGCATCTCACAGAAGGCATCGGTATGATAGGAGGTTACCCTGACGGGCAACATGATGATCATCATATAGAGGCAGCCATGTACCTGGTAGCAAAACAGAAATATGATTACCTGCCCTCCAACGCCCGTAAAACACTGCTGCAACATTTTAATGGAAACCAGCAACAGGTGGATGACACACTCAGCGATATGACCATGCTGCTGCAGCTGGATTCCGACCGGCACGTGGGCTTCACCTGGTGGGATGCCGGTTGTATTCACTTCTTCATACAGAAAAAGGACCTGCTCAGCAAACAATTCGATAATACCTATCTATCGCTCTACAGTTCCTGA
- a CDS encoding hemolysin III family protein has translation MGMTASPTGYTRKQEIVNGLIHAIGIVFGISGLPVLTSIAATHGNTPGIVGAGIYSFCFILLFTCSTIYHISQESAVKKTFLIFDHISIYFLIAGTYTPFLLVYMNNAFGISLLSVLWGLTAVGIVFKVFFTGRFDIVSTLIYLVMGWILAVGGKRFFTELPMPVIVLLCVGGGLYTIGVIFYLWDKHKYTHAVWHLLVLSAAICHYVAILLSM, from the coding sequence ATGGGAATGACGGCTTCACCAACAGGCTACACAAGGAAACAGGAAATCGTAAATGGACTGATACATGCGATTGGTATTGTATTTGGCATCAGTGGCCTTCCGGTATTGACTAGCATTGCTGCCACACATGGCAACACACCTGGCATCGTAGGTGCAGGTATTTACAGCTTCTGTTTTATTCTGCTTTTTACCTGCTCGACCATCTATCATATCTCGCAGGAGTCGGCCGTCAAAAAAACATTCCTCATCTTCGATCATATCAGTATTTATTTTCTCATCGCCGGTACCTATACACCTTTCCTGCTCGTATACATGAACAATGCGTTCGGGATATCCCTGTTGTCGGTATTATGGGGGCTCACGGCCGTAGGCATTGTTTTTAAAGTGTTTTTCACCGGCCGCTTCGACATCGTTTCCACACTGATCTACCTGGTCATGGGTTGGATACTCGCAGTGGGCGGCAAACGTTTTTTCACCGAGCTGCCTATGCCCGTAATCGTATTGTTATGTGTAGGTGGAGGACTGTATACCATCGGCGTTATTTTTTACCTTTGGGATAAACATAAGTATACCCATGCAGTATGGCATCTGCTGGTGCTTTCAGCCGCTATTTGCCATTACGTTGCTATATTGTTATCCATGTAA
- a CDS encoding DinB family protein, whose protein sequence is MISASLQRWEYLCNTIPPLLTAISEEDFSFKPLPSKWSKKEILGHLIDSAANNHQRFVRIQFEETPTITYNQNEWNKHSYHQQAHSKQLIDSWTAFNRLLLGIAQHIPEQLLQRTCNTGKPEPVTLAYLINDYVVHLEHHLRQLVSYH, encoded by the coding sequence ATGATCTCTGCCAGCCTCCAACGTTGGGAGTATCTTTGTAATACCATCCCTCCATTACTGACCGCTATCAGCGAAGAAGATTTTTCTTTTAAACCGCTGCCATCCAAATGGAGTAAAAAAGAAATCCTGGGCCACCTGATCGACAGCGCTGCCAATAATCACCAGCGTTTTGTAAGGATACAGTTTGAAGAAACACCCACTATTACCTATAACCAGAATGAATGGAATAAACACAGCTACCATCAGCAGGCACACAGCAAGCAGCTGATCGATAGCTGGACTGCCTTCAACCGGCTGTTGCTGGGTATTGCACAGCATATACCGGAACAGCTGCTGCAGCGCACCTGTAATACCGGTAAACCCGAACCCGTTACCCTGGCCTACCTGATCAATGATTATGTTGTTCACCTGGAACATCACTTACGGCAACTGGTATCTTATCACTAG